Proteins co-encoded in one Leptolyngbya boryana PCC 6306 genomic window:
- a CDS encoding efflux RND transporter permease subunit: MLNSIVKWSIAQRWLIVLASILLSLWGLRVITQMPLDVFPAFAPPQVEIQTEAAGLAPEEVESLVTRPIESAINGTPGLVSLRSASAVGISSVKAVFGWDTDVYRARQLVTERLGRTQSILPQGVDQPEILPVSSPLGWTVKYAFTSETTPLMEVSRLVGWDIKNRLLAVPGVSNVFLYGGDERQYQVLVDPNKLKAFNVSINDVVKAAQNANVNVPGGFVVTPDQELLVRGIGRIESIEPLKRSVIKSVNGTPILLEQVAEVKIGAALRRGDGLFRGKRSVILTVTKQPNADTPTVVKAVDAAMEDLKGGLPPDVKFFKTFDQNLFIGLSIENVRDALRDGVIIVSVVLIAFLMNWRTVVISLSALPLSLLVGMIVLNWTGQGINTMTLGGLVVAIGSVVDDAIVDMENVYRRLRENQVAENPKPPLQVVFDGSIEVRTSVLFATIIIVVIFAPIFALSGVEGRIFTPMGLAYLLSILASTAVALTLTPALCALLLANRRLPSTETWLERKAHQVYRPALRFSIRRPKVVLTAAIAGFIASLIILPTLGSVFLPEFQDRQLVNAVILFPGESLEATNQAALDFEEVFKDDKRIESIQFRSGFAQGDPDVAGVNFGELDVEISEEGAKEREKVIEALRKEGEKIPGVVINIGGFISHRMDEILSGVRSAIAVKIYGAELDQLRTVGQEVQSAMSSIPGLVDLQLEPQVPVKQVQIQFDREAAARYGLSIGELAETIETGLNGRTVSQVLEKQQTFNLVVWLQEQYRNNLDVIGNLLIDTPNNQKIPLSQVAKVVYGEGPSTINRENVSRLIVVSANVSGRDLGSVIKDVRDRVKQVKLPSGYYVEFGGQFQAQEQATQTLIIAGLAAFAIISVLLYFAVKSIPATLMIMINLPLALIGGVISVAVSGGIISVASMVGFITLFGVATRNGLLLVDNYNQQLAQGIPLKQVIVEGSMERLVAILLTALASALGMVPLVIGSGAGKEILQPLAVVVLGGLFTSTALTLLVLPALYSLFGKFMMPKQSDAIAENDDRVSHLNVAES, from the coding sequence ATGCTCAACTCGATTGTCAAATGGTCGATCGCGCAACGATGGCTGATTGTCCTTGCCTCAATTCTCCTTTCACTTTGGGGACTGCGCGTCATTACTCAAATGCCTTTGGATGTGTTTCCAGCGTTTGCCCCGCCCCAAGTTGAAATTCAAACTGAAGCGGCTGGACTCGCACCCGAAGAAGTCGAATCACTCGTGACTCGTCCAATTGAAAGCGCGATCAACGGAACGCCCGGACTTGTCTCTTTACGATCCGCCTCGGCAGTTGGGATCTCTTCAGTCAAAGCAGTTTTTGGATGGGACACTGATGTTTATCGCGCCCGTCAGCTTGTAACTGAGCGATTAGGGCGCACCCAGAGCATTTTGCCTCAAGGCGTGGATCAGCCAGAAATCTTACCTGTGAGTTCACCACTCGGTTGGACTGTGAAATATGCCTTCACTTCAGAAACAACGCCGTTAATGGAAGTCTCAAGGCTAGTCGGATGGGATATCAAAAACCGATTATTAGCCGTTCCAGGTGTGAGTAATGTTTTTCTCTATGGTGGGGATGAACGACAGTATCAAGTGCTAGTTGATCCCAACAAGCTCAAAGCATTCAATGTGTCGATCAATGACGTGGTGAAAGCAGCTCAGAATGCTAACGTGAATGTTCCGGGTGGATTTGTTGTTACACCAGATCAAGAACTATTAGTTCGAGGCATTGGACGAATTGAATCGATCGAGCCACTGAAGCGGTCGGTCATTAAATCCGTTAATGGAACTCCGATTCTGCTCGAACAAGTGGCAGAGGTGAAAATTGGAGCTGCACTTAGACGAGGTGATGGATTGTTTCGCGGCAAGCGATCGGTGATTCTCACAGTAACGAAGCAACCGAATGCAGATACACCGACGGTTGTAAAAGCTGTAGATGCAGCAATGGAAGATCTCAAAGGGGGACTACCACCGGATGTGAAATTCTTCAAGACGTTTGATCAAAATCTGTTTATTGGCTTGTCGATCGAGAACGTCAGAGACGCATTAAGAGACGGCGTGATCATTGTGTCAGTAGTGCTGATTGCATTTCTGATGAACTGGCGCACCGTGGTGATTAGCCTCAGCGCATTGCCGCTCTCGTTGCTCGTCGGAATGATTGTTCTTAACTGGACAGGGCAAGGTATTAACACGATGACGCTAGGCGGCTTAGTCGTTGCGATTGGTTCAGTTGTTGATGATGCGATCGTCGATATGGAAAATGTCTATCGTCGATTGCGGGAGAATCAGGTTGCGGAGAATCCTAAACCGCCATTGCAAGTTGTATTTGATGGATCGATCGAAGTCAGAACCAGCGTTTTGTTTGCAACGATCATCATTGTGGTCATCTTTGCGCCAATTTTCGCCCTCTCAGGCGTTGAAGGTCGAATTTTTACCCCGATGGGACTTGCCTACCTTCTGTCAATCTTGGCTTCGACTGCGGTAGCATTGACGCTCACTCCTGCATTGTGTGCGTTGCTGTTGGCGAATCGTCGTTTACCCAGTACTGAAACCTGGCTCGAACGCAAAGCACATCAAGTCTATCGTCCCGCTTTAAGATTTTCGATTCGTCGTCCTAAAGTCGTTTTAACGGCTGCGATCGCAGGTTTCATCGCGTCTCTGATCATCCTGCCGACTTTGGGCAGCGTCTTTTTACCTGAATTTCAAGATCGTCAGTTAGTCAATGCGGTGATTCTATTTCCGGGAGAGTCGCTAGAAGCAACCAATCAAGCGGCTCTCGACTTTGAGGAGGTATTTAAAGACGATAAGCGAATTGAGTCAATCCAGTTTCGGTCTGGCTTTGCTCAGGGTGATCCGGATGTTGCAGGCGTGAACTTTGGCGAATTAGACGTTGAAATCAGTGAAGAAGGCGCGAAAGAACGAGAAAAAGTGATTGAGGCATTGCGAAAAGAAGGTGAGAAGATTCCGGGCGTTGTGATTAACATTGGTGGATTTATTTCTCACCGGATGGATGAGATTTTGTCAGGAGTAAGAAGCGCGATCGCCGTCAAAATCTACGGGGCTGAACTCGATCAGCTTCGGACGGTCGGGCAGGAAGTTCAATCTGCCATGAGCAGCATTCCAGGCTTGGTCGATTTACAGCTTGAACCTCAAGTTCCAGTCAAACAGGTGCAAATTCAATTTGATCGTGAAGCGGCAGCCCGATACGGACTCAGCATTGGAGAACTTGCAGAAACGATCGAAACTGGACTGAATGGGCGGACTGTTTCACAAGTCTTAGAGAAGCAACAAACCTTTAACCTGGTGGTCTGGTTGCAAGAGCAATATCGGAATAACTTGGATGTGATTGGCAATTTGCTAATTGATACGCCGAATAACCAAAAGATTCCGCTTTCTCAAGTGGCAAAAGTTGTCTATGGCGAAGGACCCAGTACAATCAATCGAGAAAACGTCTCGCGCTTAATTGTCGTTTCTGCGAATGTGTCAGGGCGAGATTTAGGATCAGTGATCAAAGATGTACGTGATCGTGTGAAACAAGTCAAACTCCCTAGCGGCTACTATGTCGAATTTGGGGGACAGTTCCAGGCACAAGAACAAGCCACTCAAACCCTAATCATTGCTGGGCTTGCCGCATTTGCGATCATTTCAGTCCTGCTCTACTTCGCTGTGAAATCAATTCCAGCAACCTTGATGATTATGATCAACTTGCCATTAGCATTGATTGGAGGTGTGATTTCTGTTGCGGTCAGTGGCGGAATTATCTCGGTCGCATCAATGGTCGGATTTATTACGCTGTTTGGGGTCGCAACTCGAAATGGTTTACTGTTAGTCGATAACTACAACCAGCAATTAGCTCAAGGCATTCCGCTTAAGCAAGTGATTGTGGAAGGCTCAATGGAGCGATTAGTTGCTATCCTATTAACCGCACTTGCATCAGCATTAGGCATGGTTCCACTGGTCATTGGATCGGGTGCAGGCAAAGAGATTTTGCAGCCGCTCGCCGTAGTTGTTCTAGGAGGACTATTCACGTCTACTGCATTAACACTGCTGGTGCTTCCCGCTTTGTATTCGCTCTTTGGAAAGTTTATGATGCCAAAACAGTCCGACGCGATCGCTGAAAATGACGATCGTGTTTCTCATCTCAATGTTGCAGAATCTTAA
- a CDS encoding C39 family peptidase yields the protein MKLKVSQTTFFKQSTLDSSKLSAQDKVSVNAGRVFEIHSWKEIDKNHLKVALFNDFLGNPPRNTWYVYQPHIQLINSQGQITQPESPKITLPSIFYRLPKTKRLNIPHKSQMDNALNPRGACNVTSYAMVMDYFKIPQRTNAVQFEDELYRFLENKGLSRWDPYDLAQMGEAYGLKVDFTTRARLWDIRKAIAEGYACIIHGYFTSFGHIMVVRGYDSAGFFVNDPFGEWFESGYRNDFSGENLHYSNELIKAKCSPEGENYLWLHRITKA from the coding sequence ATGAAACTAAAAGTTAGCCAAACAACCTTTTTTAAGCAATCTACCTTGGATTCATCGAAGCTGTCTGCTCAAGACAAAGTAAGCGTGAATGCAGGGAGAGTCTTTGAAATTCATTCTTGGAAAGAGATCGACAAAAATCATCTTAAGGTTGCACTATTCAACGACTTCTTGGGCAATCCACCGCGAAATACTTGGTACGTTTATCAGCCTCATATTCAATTGATTAACAGTCAGGGTCAGATAACACAACCTGAGTCACCTAAAATCACCCTTCCTTCAATCTTTTATCGATTACCAAAAACAAAAAGGCTAAATATTCCGCACAAGAGTCAGATGGATAATGCGTTGAATCCTAGAGGAGCCTGCAACGTCACATCTTACGCAATGGTGATGGATTATTTTAAGATTCCACAACGCACTAACGCAGTTCAGTTTGAAGATGAACTGTATCGGTTTTTAGAAAATAAGGGTTTGTCTCGCTGGGACCCTTACGATCTAGCGCAAATGGGTGAGGCTTATGGGCTAAAGGTAGACTTTACCACACGAGCAAGATTATGGGACATTCGCAAAGCGATCGCAGAAGGCTATGCCTGTATTATTCACGGTTACTTTACGAGCTTTGGTCATATTATGGTCGTTCGAGGCTATGATTCGGCTGGATTTTTTGTGAACGATCCGTTTGGTGAGTGGTTTGAGTCGGGTTATCGCAATGATTTTTCAGGTGAGAATTTGCATTACTCGAACGAACTCATCAAAGCGAAGTGTTCGCCTGAAGGTGAAAACTACTTGTGGCTGCATCGCATTACAAAGGCATGA